Proteins encoded by one window of Bacillus sp. DTU_2020_1000418_1_SI_GHA_SEK_038:
- a CDS encoding bifunctional 3-deoxy-7-phosphoheptulonate synthase/chorismate mutase — protein sequence MSNELNQLRDRVDELNLQLLSLINERAKLVQEIGKAKETQGVYRYDPVRERHMLNLIKEHNDGPFENSTIEHVFKEIFKAGLELQEDDHRKALLVSRKKKPENTIVDLKGAKIGDGNQHLVFGPCAVESYEQVATVADAVKSKGLKLLRGGAYKPRTSPYDFQGLGLEGLKILKRVADEFDLAVISEIVSPNDIETAVNYIDVIQIGARNMQNFELLKAAGAVNKPVLLKRGISATIEEFINAAEYIMAQGNGQIILCERGIRTYERATRNTLDISAVPILKQETHLPVLVDVTHSTGRRDLLLPTAKAALAIGADGIMAEVHPDPAVALSDNAQQMDLKQFDEFMKELQSSAFVRV from the coding sequence ATGAGTAATGAACTTAATCAGTTGAGAGACCGTGTAGACGAACTAAATTTACAACTTCTTTCATTAATTAATGAAAGAGCCAAATTGGTTCAGGAAATTGGAAAGGCGAAAGAAACACAAGGTGTTTACCGCTATGATCCTGTCCGTGAGCGACATATGCTCAACTTAATAAAAGAGCATAATGACGGCCCTTTTGAAAACTCAACAATTGAACATGTGTTCAAGGAGATTTTTAAGGCGGGATTAGAGCTCCAAGAGGATGATCATCGTAAAGCACTTCTTGTTTCAAGAAAGAAAAAGCCTGAGAATACGATTGTTGACTTAAAAGGAGCAAAAATTGGTGATGGAAATCAGCATTTAGTATTTGGTCCTTGTGCAGTTGAATCGTATGAACAGGTTGCAACAGTTGCTGATGCTGTCAAGTCTAAAGGACTTAAGCTTCTTCGCGGGGGAGCGTATAAACCAAGAACATCCCCATATGATTTCCAAGGACTTGGACTTGAAGGTCTTAAAATCTTAAAAAGAGTTGCAGATGAATTCGATTTAGCTGTCATTAGTGAAATTGTTAGCCCTAATGATATTGAAACTGCTGTTAATTATATTGATGTTATTCAAATCGGTGCACGAAACATGCAGAATTTCGAGCTCTTAAAAGCTGCAGGTGCTGTCAATAAGCCTGTATTGCTGAAACGTGGAATTTCTGCAACCATTGAGGAATTTATTAACGCCGCAGAATACATTATGGCACAGGGCAATGGACAAATCATTCTTTGCGAACGCGGAATTCGTACGTATGAGCGTGCTACGCGCAATACTCTTGATATTTCTGCCGTACCGATTCTAAAACAGGAAACACATTTACCTGTATTAGTTGATGTTACGCATTCAACAGGAAGACGTGATTTACTCCTTCCAACAGCAAAAGCAGCATTAGCTATCGGTGCGGATGGAATTATGGCTGAAGTTCATCCAGATCCTGCTGTGGCTTTATCTGACAACGCCCAGCAAATGGATTTAAAACAGTTTGATGAGTTTATGAAAGAACTGCAATCTTCTGCTTTTGTTCGAGTATAA
- a CDS encoding cell division protein FtsA — protein sequence MLEQKKLFALDIGTRSVNGIILDESEGKYHVVDILVKEHTERAMLDGQIHDVLAVSKIITEIKEELEIKHGPLKKVCVAAAGRALKTERAKVTIDINGKPLIQKEDILHLELSAVQQAQAFVAEKHQSNKTYYYCVGYSVLYYRLDGEEIGSLIDQQGEEASVEIIATFLPKVVVESLLSALHRAGLEMEALTLEPIAAINVLIPPSMRRLNVALVDIGAGTSDIAITDLGTIIAYGMVPLAGDEITEAISDQLLLDFPLAEKAKRELLSHDSIMVTDILGFETEIQKDEIIGRISPALEKLSASICEEILSLNNQQPPKAVMLVGGGSQTPELPKRVAEKLNLPENRVAIRGIDAIQSLTLSEHITKGPELVTPIGIAIAAHKSPVQYKTVYVNDQPVRLFEVKKLTVGDCLLAAGIKINKLYGKPGLAMIVNVNGQNITIPGGHGEAPLILCNDSPCSLESDIQNGDQLIVEKGKNGHKAELLIKDLIDEIPTKQIKINEKHYIVTASLICNGTAVSPEKLVEDRDTIICKIPETIEDLLVSLNLHELLDEIRPFRVNLNEKETFIFPLSGKIYRNGIEIKSYHSFENGDHIVIEKKAAISVHEFAQHKQIMLSQNIPVSFNDKKINLRKPVSIVKRRGVSLLEDDLIQDGDHLMIEQGRLEPFIFQDLFGHVDIEIPSDSNGSFVLLVNGNQATFHSTIEPGDDLKIIWPVKTTAQNN from the coding sequence TTGCTTGAACAAAAGAAGCTGTTTGCTTTAGATATAGGCACCCGTTCAGTAAATGGAATCATTTTAGATGAATCGGAAGGCAAATACCATGTTGTTGATATTTTAGTCAAAGAACATACAGAACGTGCCATGCTTGATGGTCAAATTCATGATGTATTAGCAGTGTCCAAAATTATTACCGAAATTAAAGAAGAACTTGAAATAAAGCATGGCCCCTTAAAAAAAGTCTGTGTCGCTGCCGCTGGCCGTGCTTTAAAGACAGAACGTGCCAAAGTAACCATCGATATTAACGGCAAGCCATTAATTCAAAAAGAGGATATCCTCCATTTAGAATTAAGTGCTGTTCAGCAGGCACAAGCATTTGTAGCTGAGAAACATCAATCAAACAAAACCTACTATTATTGTGTCGGTTATTCTGTTCTTTATTATCGGTTAGACGGGGAAGAAATCGGAAGTTTGATTGACCAGCAGGGGGAAGAAGCCTCTGTCGAAATTATTGCTACCTTTTTGCCTAAGGTTGTTGTTGAATCACTGCTATCGGCGCTTCATCGTGCTGGACTTGAAATGGAAGCTTTAACACTTGAGCCCATTGCGGCCATTAATGTTTTAATTCCCCCATCTATGCGCCGGTTAAATGTAGCATTAGTTGATATCGGGGCAGGGACCTCTGATATTGCGATTACAGATCTTGGAACAATCATTGCATATGGAATGGTTCCGTTAGCAGGGGATGAGATTACAGAAGCAATCAGTGACCAGCTCCTGTTGGATTTTCCTTTGGCAGAAAAGGCAAAAAGAGAGTTGCTTAGCCATGACTCAATCATGGTAACAGACATACTTGGATTCGAAACAGAGATCCAAAAGGATGAAATCATTGGAAGAATCTCACCTGCACTTGAGAAGCTGTCTGCATCAATATGCGAGGAAATACTAAGCTTAAACAACCAGCAGCCACCAAAAGCAGTGATGCTTGTAGGTGGTGGGAGCCAAACACCAGAGCTGCCAAAACGGGTGGCGGAGAAATTGAATCTTCCAGAAAACAGGGTAGCAATTAGAGGGATTGATGCGATTCAATCTTTGACTTTATCAGAGCATATAACAAAGGGACCTGAGCTCGTTACGCCAATAGGAATTGCAATAGCTGCGCATAAATCGCCTGTTCAATACAAAACAGTTTATGTGAATGATCAGCCCGTTCGATTATTCGAAGTAAAAAAATTGACTGTTGGCGACTGTCTTCTTGCTGCGGGGATAAAGATAAACAAATTATATGGAAAGCCTGGCTTAGCCATGATTGTAAATGTAAACGGACAAAATATCACAATTCCTGGCGGCCATGGAGAAGCTCCTTTAATTCTATGCAATGACAGTCCATGTTCACTAGAAAGTGACATACAGAACGGAGATCAGCTGATTGTTGAGAAAGGCAAGAATGGCCATAAGGCAGAGCTGCTTATAAAAGATCTTATCGATGAAATTCCAACGAAACAAATCAAAATAAATGAAAAGCATTATATTGTTACAGCTTCACTAATTTGCAACGGTACTGCTGTTTCACCAGAAAAGCTTGTAGAAGACCGTGATACGATCATATGCAAAATTCCTGAAACAATTGAAGATTTGCTCGTTTCTCTTAATTTACATGAACTTCTTGATGAAATTAGGCCTTTCCGAGTTAATTTAAATGAAAAAGAAACCTTTATTTTTCCTCTTTCAGGAAAAATATACCGCAACGGAATTGAAATTAAATCCTATCATAGTTTTGAAAATGGGGATCATATTGTTATTGAAAAAAAGGCGGCTATTTCTGTACATGAATTTGCCCAGCATAAACAAATCATGCTGTCACAAAACATTCCCGTCTCCTTTAATGACAAGAAAATTAACCTTAGAAAACCTGTCTCCATTGTAAAAAGGCGAGGAGTATCCTTACTGGAGGATGATTTAATCCAGGATGGGGACCATTTAATGATTGAACAAGGAAGATTGGAGCCATTCATTTTTCAAGATCTATTCGGGCATGTGGATATTGAAATACCCTCTGATTCAAATGGAAGCTTTGTCTTACTTGTAAATGGGAATCAAGCCACCTTTCACAGCACGATAGAACCAGGAGATGATTTAAAAATTATTTGGCCAGTTAAAACAACAGCCCAAAATAATTAA
- a CDS encoding acetoin utilization protein AcuC, whose amino-acid sequence MTQDSVFVFSEDLLDYKFSENHPFNQLRIKLTLDLLMQLNAIEKHQIISPRRATDDELELIHDPNYVNAVKLAGSGQLSQEIGENYGLGTEDTPVFPKMHEASSLLVGGTLTAVDHVMAGHAKHALHLGGGLHHGFRGKASGFCIYNDSSVAIKYIQEKYKARVLYVDTDAHHGDGVQWSFYDDPNVCTLSIHETGRYLFPGTGNVNERGQGKGYGYSFNIPVDAFTEDDSWLDIYRTSIREIAEFFKPDVILTQNGADSHYLDPLTHLSSTIKIYREIPKLAHEIAHEYCDGRWIAVGGGGYDIWRVVPRAWALIWLEMTNNHIATGELPMEWMNKWKDASPVPLPIHWDDPADMYKPIPRKTEITEKNKQTLEKALYPIRNQSKKTS is encoded by the coding sequence ATGACTCAAGATTCTGTTTTCGTTTTTTCAGAGGACCTGCTGGACTATAAATTCAGTGAGAACCATCCTTTTAATCAATTAAGGATCAAACTTACACTCGATTTACTTATGCAATTAAATGCTATTGAAAAACATCAGATCATTTCTCCGAGAAGAGCAACGGATGATGAGCTGGAGCTTATACATGATCCCAATTATGTGAACGCAGTCAAATTGGCAGGCAGCGGCCAGCTTTCACAAGAAATAGGTGAGAATTACGGACTTGGAACAGAGGACACTCCCGTATTCCCCAAAATGCATGAGGCAAGCTCCCTGCTAGTTGGAGGCACTTTAACAGCTGTTGATCATGTGATGGCCGGCCATGCTAAGCATGCCCTTCACCTTGGGGGAGGTCTCCACCATGGCTTTAGGGGAAAAGCTTCAGGCTTTTGTATTTATAATGATAGCTCGGTTGCCATCAAATACATTCAGGAAAAATACAAAGCCCGGGTTCTATATGTAGATACGGATGCCCATCATGGTGACGGTGTGCAATGGTCATTTTATGATGATCCTAACGTATGCACACTTTCTATCCATGAAACTGGCCGATACTTATTTCCCGGAACAGGAAATGTCAATGAACGGGGTCAGGGTAAGGGATATGGCTATTCCTTTAACATACCTGTAGATGCATTTACTGAGGATGATTCCTGGCTAGACATTTATCGTACTTCCATTAGAGAAATTGCTGAGTTTTTTAAACCGGATGTAATCTTAACACAAAACGGTGCTGATTCTCATTATTTAGACCCGCTCACACATCTATCATCAACCATCAAGATTTATCGTGAAATTCCGAAGCTGGCTCATGAAATAGCCCATGAATATTGTGATGGCAGATGGATTGCTGTAGGTGGAGGCGGTTACGATATATGGCGGGTTGTTCCGCGTGCATGGGCATTAATTTGGTTGGAAATGACGAATAATCACATTGCCACTGGAGAACTGCCAATGGAATGGATGAATAAATGGAAGGATGCTTCACCCGTTCCGCTTCCAATACATTGGGATGACCCCGCTGACATGTACAAGCCTATTCCAAGGAAAACAGAAATTACAGAAAAAAATAAACAAACACTTGAAAAGGCCTTATACCCTATAAGAAATCAAAGTAAAAAGACAAGCTAA